GCCGGCGGAAAACCGGACGCTGGCCTGCCTGCCCGGCGAATACGGCCCCAACCTGGCCGTGATGGCCGCTCACGGATTCGACGTGCGCACCCTGCCGACCCTCGAGGACGGCAGGGTGGCGCTCGACGATGCGGCCTACGCCCTGGAGTCCGACCCGCCTGACCTGGTCCACCTGACCGTCGTGGCCAGCCACCGCGGTGTCGTGCAACCGCTGGCCATGATGGCCCAACTCTGCCGCGAGCTCGGATTGCCGCTGGTTGTCGACGCCGCACAGGGGCTGGGACACGTGGACTGCGTCGCGGGCGCGGACGTCACCTATGCGTCGTCGCGGAAATGGATCGCCGGGCCGCGCGGTGTCGGCGCGCTGGCGGTGCGTCCGGAACTGATGCAGCGGCTACGTCCGCGGCTGGCGTCGCCGGCGTGGGCGGCACCGGCGCCGCCGACGGCCCGGCAACTCGAGTTTGGCGAAGCCAATGTCGCTGCGCGAGTGGGGTTTTCGGTGGCCCTGGGGGAGCATTTGGAGTGCGGGCCGGAGCTCGTGCGGGCGCGCCTGGCCGAGCTGGGCAGTGTCACCCGGACCATGCTGGCCGACGTACCCGGCTGGCGGGTGGTCGAGGAGGTCGACGAGCCGAGCGCGATCACCACCCTGGCTGCGGTCGATGGTGCCGACCCGCAGGCGGTGCGGGCGTGGCTGCTCGCCGAGCGCCGGATCGTGATCACGTGTGCCGGGGTGCAACGGGCCCCGCTGGAGTTGAGTGCCCCGGTGCTGCGGATCTCGCCGCACGCCGACACCACGTCCGACGACCTGGCGGCCTTCGCCGAGGCGCTGGAGGCCGCGACCGCGTCGTCGTAGCCGGCCACCAGGTGTAACACCAATACGATCGGTGTTACACTCTTGCCATGCCGACGATCCGCCGGCGCTACGCCATCACAGAAACCGACGACATCAGCTACGCGCTGGAGATTGCGCGCAGAACCTGGCCGGATCAGGCGGATAAGCCTGCCGCACTGTTGCGTCGGCTCATTCTGCTCGGCCGAAACACCCTTGCTGACGATCATGCTGCGACCGACAAGGCCCGACGCCAAGCAGTCGAAGCGACTGCCGGCGCCTTGGCCGGTGTCTTTGGGCCCGATTACTTACGGGAGCTGCGTGGGGACTGGCCCGAGTGATCGTCCTCGACGCCAGCGTGTTGATCGGCCATTTCGAACCCGCCGATGCCCACCACGCCGATGCCACCGCACTGCTGAGGGCTCATTCGTCCGAGTTGTTTGCCGCTAGCGTCATCACGCTCGCTGAGGTCTACGCCGGTGCCGCGCGGGCCGGACGAGCCGATCGGCTCCGCCGGCTCCTCGCGCAGCTGCAGATCGACAGTCTGGGCCTTCCTGCCGGCGCTGCGCTTCGGTTGGGCGAGCTGCGCGCCATCACCGCGCTCAAGATGCCGGATTGCTGCGTTCTCTACACCGCGGAGCAACACAACGCGGCGGTCGCCACTTTCGACGACAAACTCGCCGCTCGAGCCGCCGATCTCGGATTGGTCGTTGCTAGCCGGGAACCCTCGAAGATGCCCTGCTGCCGGTAGGCACCGTCCCAATCCATCGCCCCGGACGCGCCGCCTTAATCCCAGGTATGCACCGGCTCGTTGGCATGCATGTGCTCGCAGTACTGTCGCAGCATCTCGGCCAGCGCCGCGCGCCGGGTCATCCCGCCGTCTTCCAGCGCCCGCACGGTGGACACCTGCCAGCGCGCGCCGTTGCGGCCGGTGCTGGCGCGGTCCTGGATGACGCTCAGAAACCGGTCGCGCACTTCGGCGTCGACCCCCCATCGCCGCAATCCCTCGTCAGCCATCGGCAGCAGCGTGCCGAGCACCAATTCCTGCGTCGTCGCCTCGCCGAGGCCCGGCCAATCCAGCCGCGCATCCATGCCATGCCGCGCCGCCGCCAGGAAATTGGCTTGTGCCGCAGCAAAACTCATCCTGGTCCACGGCGGCCGCTCGTCCTCGGACAAAGTGCGCAGCGCGCCGTAGTAGAAGGCCGAATTCGCCAGCATGTCCACCACGGTCGGACCGGCCGGCAGCACCCGGTTCTCCAGCCGCAGGTGCGGCCGCCCGTCGACAACGTCGTATACCGGCCGATTCCACCGGTAGACCGTGCCGTTGTGTAGGCGCAATTCGGACAGGTGAGGGACGCGTCCGGCGGCCAGCTCGGCGAGGGGGTCCTCGTCGGAAACCTCGGGCAGCAGGGAGGGGAAGTAACGGATGTTCTCTTTGAACAGGTCCAGGATCGAGGCGATCCAACGCTCGCCGAACCAAACCCGGGGTCGCACGCCCCGGGTCTTGAGCTCCTCGGGACGCGGGTCGGTGGACTGGGCGAACAGTTCGATGCGGGTTTCGGCCCACAGCTGGTGGCCGAAGAAGTAGGGCGAGTTCGCGCCCAGCGCCAGCTGCGGGCCGGCCAGCATCTGAGCCGCGTTCCAGTTGGCCGCGAAATCCGCCGGAGCAACCTGCAAATGCAATTGCATGCTGGTGCAAGCGGATTCGGGTGCGATGGATGCGGCTCGCCAGCTCAGCGGCTCCGGTCCGGAGATATTGATCGGGATGTCCTCGCCGCGGGCGGTGGAGATCGAGGCGTTCAGGGCCGCGTACCGCTTCGAGTCGCTCATCCAGCCCTCGGCCAGGTGTTCGGGCATCAGCGTGGGCAGGATGCCGATCATCACGATGTGCGCGCATGCGGAGTTGGCCTTGGCCTCGGCGTCGTTGAGGCTGGCGCGCACCTCGGCCTCCAGGTCCAGCCCGGTGTGTCCGGGTAGGGGCCGGGGCGGCACATTGAATTCGATGTTGTAGGCGCCCAATTCGGTCTGGTAGGCCGGGTCGGCGATGGCGTCCAGCACGAAGCGATTTGACATGGCGGGCTGGTAGTCGGCGTCGACGAGGTTGCATTCGATCTCCATGCCGCTGAGCGGCCGGTCGAAATCGAAGCTGGACTGCGTGAGCATCCTCTCGAAGACGTCCACACACAGCCGCACCTTGCGCCGGTATTCCCGCCGTTGCGCGCGGCTATACGTGGTGCGCTGGACCTCTTCGCCCACAATGCCGATGCAACAGGTTTACCGTTGGCAGCGCAACTAGCCAGGCCAACACCCTTCGCATCAGATGCACTGTGAGCTAGCATCTGATGTATGCGGACCACGATCGACCTCGACGACGACATACTGCGGACGTTGAAACGCCGACAGCGCGAGGAACGCAAAACGTTGGGGCAGCTCGTCTCCGAGCTGCTTGCGCAAGCACTCGCCGCCGAGCCCTCCCCAAACGTTGACATCCGCTGGGCGACGGCCGACTTGCGGCCTCGCGTGGATCTTGACGACAAGGACGCTGTCTGGGCGATCTTGGATCAGGGGTGAGCGAAACCTTCGACGTCAACATCCTGGTTTATGCGACCCACCGAGCCAGCCCATTCCACGACAAGGCGAAGGCGCTCGTCGAGCGATTCCTGGCTGGGCCCGGCCTCGTATACCTGTTGTGGCCAGTCGCGTTGGGCTACCTACGGATTGTTACCCATCCGGCATTGCTGGATGCGCCGTTGGCACCCGGCGTCGCCGCCGAAAACATCGAGCAATTCACCTCACGACCGCACGTGCGGCAGGTCGGTGAGGCCGACGGATTTTGGCCCGTCTATCGGCGCGTAGCCGGCACGGTCAAGCCGCGAGGCAATCTCGTCCCCGCGGCCCACCTCGTCGCGCTCATGGGCCAGCACGGCATCTCCACGATCTGGAGCCACGACCGCGACTTCCGTAAGTTCGAGGGGATCACGGTCCGCGATCCCTTCGCCGGCTGACCGGTGCGGGTCATCCAATTTCCGATATCCCTAGGAGTGCAGTTGGCCGAATTCGTAGCCGCCATCGACCAGGGCACCACCAGCACCCGCTGCATGATTTTCGATCACAACGGCGCCGAGGTGGCCCGCCACCAGCTCGAGCACGAGCAGATCCTGCCCCGCGCCGGCTGGGTAGAGCACAATCCGGTCGAGATCTGGGAGCGCACCGCATCGGTGCTGACAACCGTGCTGAACGCCACCAACTTGTCGCCGAAAGATATTGTGGCGCTGGGAATTACGAATCAGCGTGAGACCACGTTGGTATGGAACAGGCGGACCGGCAGACCGTACTACAACGCGATCGTCTGGCAGGACACCCGCACCGACCGCATCGCGTCGGCGCTGGACCGGGACGGCCGCGGCGATGTGATCCGCCGCAAGGCGGGCCTGCCGCCGGCGACCTATTTTTCCGGCGGAAAGCTGCAGTGGATCTTGGAGAACATCGACGGGGTGCGTGCGGCCGCTGAAAGCGGCGATGCCCTGTTCGGCACGCCGGACACCTGGGTGTTGTGGAACCTGACCGGCGGCCCGCGGGGTGGCGCGCACGTCACCGATGTGACCAACGCCAGCCGGACGATGCTGATGGATCTGGAGACGCTGGACTGGGACGAGGAGCTGTTGTCGTTCTTCTCCATCCCCCGCGCGATGTTGCCGACGATCGCGCCGTCGTCGCCGACCCAGCCCTACGGGGTCACCCTGGATACCGGGCCGGTCGGCGGCGAGGTGCCGATCACCGGGGTGCTCGGCGATCAGCATGCGGCGATGGTCGGTCAGGTCTGCCTGGCCGCGGGGGAGGCGAAAAACACCTATGGCACCGGCAATTTCCTGCTGCTGAACACCGGTGAGGCGATCGTGCGGTCCAAGAATGGGCTGCTGACCACCGTCTGTTATCAATTCGGGGACGCCAAACCCGTGTACGCGCTTGAGGGTTCGATCGCGGTCACCGGCTCGGCCGTGCAGTGGCTACGCGATCAGCTGGGCATCATCAGCGGCGCCGCGCAAAGCGAGTCGCTGGCCCGTCAGGTCGCCGACAACGGCGGGGTCTACTTCGTGCCGGCGTTTTCCGGGCTGTTCGCCCCGTACTGGCGATCCGATGCCCGCGGCGCGATCGTGGGGCTGTCGCGGTTCAGCAACAACGCCCACCTGGCTCGCGCGACGCTGGAGGCGATCTGTTACCAGAGTCGCGACGTGGTCGACGCGATGGAGGCGGATTCCGGTGTGCGCCTTGAGGTCTTGAAGGTCGACGGCGGTGTCACCGGGAACGACCTATGCATGCAGATTCAGGCCGACGTGCTGGGCGTGGACGTGGTGCGGCCGGTGGTCGCCGAGACCACCGCCCTGGGCGCCGCCTACGCGGCGGGTCTGGCAGTGGGGTTCTGGGCCGACCCGTCCGACCTGCGGGCAAACTGGCAGGAGGACAAGCGCTGGACGCCCACCTGGGACGCCGAGCAGCGTGCCGCAGGATATGGGGGCTGGCGCAAGGCGGTGCAGCGGACATTGGACTGGGTCGACGTGTCTTAGCTCGCGTCGACGCCTCAGTCCTCGCCGAGGATGCCGTAGATCTCGCGGCGTGCGTTGTTGAGAATCTCGACGATGCGCTGCTGCTGTTCGGCGCTGGCCGCGTGCGCGGATTGCACGACCGCGCCCAATAGCGCGACGACGGCCGTGCGCAGGTTGATATGACCGGGGTCGACGCCCTCGGCGATCTCGTTCCACGGCGGGGACTCGATCTTTTCCGCTGCGGCGCGCCCGTCGCCGGTCAGCTCGAAAAGCCTTTTGTTGCCGTCGGTTTCGCTGGCGGTGATCAGGCCTTCGTCGTCGAGCAGCTGCAGCGTCGGGTACACCGAGCCGGGGCTGGGCCGCCAGATTCCGTTGCTGCGTTCGGCGATCTGCTGGATTATCTCGTAGCCGTGCATCGGCCGTTCGGTCAGCAGCGCCAGAATGGCAGCACGCACGTCACCGCGTCGTCCGCGGCGCGGTCCGCCACGACGCCACTGCCCGCGCGGGCCGCCAACGAAGCCGAAGCCGAACCCCGGACCGAAGTCGGCGCCAAGACCGGTGCCGAAACCGAATGGGCCGTCGTGGCCGCCGGCGTGGTCGCGCAGGTGTTCACGAAACTCCCGGCGGGCCTGGCGGCGGGCGTCATGCAGCATCCGCCGTTGTGCCGGGCCGGGCCCGAAGCCGAATCCTGGGCGGTGGGCAAAGGGTCCGCCCGGAGGGGTCAGGTTGTGCATGTCTGTTTGTCCTCGTGCCGGTTTGACTAATCCGATACATCACGATATATCGCAAACGAACGCCATGCAACGTTGGGTCGCGCACCCGTTACGGGTCGTTAGTGCGGCGGTGAGAATCCGCCGCTGCCGGGCCCCAACAACCCCTGCCCGGGCTCGGGTGCCTCCGGCCAGGGGACGGCCTGCGCTGGCGGGGGCCAGGCGGCGGGCGGTCCGCCCGGCCCGTACTGAGGCCCGTACTGAGGCCAGGGCTGGTGCGGCATGGGCATGGGCCCGGCGGCCGGTGGCCACGGCGCCGGTGCGGCCTGCGGCCACGGCGCCGGTGCGGTCGGCGGCGTCTGCGGGGTTGGGCGCAGCCGTGCCAGTTCGCGCCGGTGTCGTTCGGCAAGCACGGCGGCAAGTACCAGCTGTGGCGGGACGCCGGGCGGGGGCGGGGGTGCGATGTGAGAGACCACTTCGCCGGCGATCCGGTAGGCCATCTGTGCGCGTAACTGCGGATCGAGTTGGTGTGCCCGGGAAAGGAATTGGCGTGCGACCTCGGCCTGGCCGGCGGATAGTCCGGACAGCTGCAGCGACGAAGCCCACCAGGCCAGCGACGGCGGCATTGCCGGTGGCGGGCCCAGACGCGGACCGCGTTCGCTGATCACGACAGTGCCGGCGAAGATGTCGCCGATGCGTTTGGCCTTCGGCGACAACATGCTGCAGATCACGGCGGGGCTGCCGAACAGCATCCAGATCTCCACCACCGACGCCAGGGCGCGAAATAGGGCCTGCCGGAACCGTTCCGGACCGCCGTCGTCGGACACCACTCGCAGACCCATCACGATCTTG
This is a stretch of genomic DNA from Mycobacterium lacus. It encodes these proteins:
- a CDS encoding PadR family transcriptional regulator gives rise to the protein MHNLTPPGGPFAHRPGFGFGPGPAQRRMLHDARRQARREFREHLRDHAGGHDGPFGFGTGLGADFGPGFGFGFVGGPRGQWRRGGPRRGRRGDVRAAILALLTERPMHGYEIIQQIAERSNGIWRPSPGSVYPTLQLLDDEGLITASETDGNKRLFELTGDGRAAAEKIESPPWNEIAEGVDPGHINLRTAVVALLGAVVQSAHAASAEQQQRIVEILNNARREIYGILGED
- a CDS encoding type II toxin-antitoxin system VapC family toxin, whose product is MIVLDASVLIGHFEPADAHHADATALLRAHSSELFAASVITLAEVYAGAARAGRADRLRRLLAQLQIDSLGLPAGAALRLGELRAITALKMPDCCVLYTAEQHNAAVATFDDKLAARAADLGLVVASREPSKMPCCR
- a CDS encoding RDD family protein yields the protein MPEVVTGDAVVLDVQIAQLPVRAVGALIDITVIFIGYILGLMLWAATLTEFDDALTAAFLIIFTVLAIVGYPLVFETATRGRSIGKIVMGLRVVSDDGGPERFRQALFRALASVVEIWMLFGSPAVICSMLSPKAKRIGDIFAGTVVISERGPRLGPPPAMPPSLAWWASSLQLSGLSAGQAEVARQFLSRAHQLDPQLRAQMAYRIAGEVVSHIAPPPPPGVPPQLVLAAVLAERHRRELARLRPTPQTPPTAPAPWPQAAPAPWPPAAGPMPMPHQPWPQYGPQYGPGGPPAAWPPPAQAVPWPEAPEPGQGLLGPGSGGFSPPH
- the egtE gene encoding ergothioneine biosynthesis PLP-dependent enzyme EgtE — its product is MSRAGDTLAHRWRAARPPVAGLHLDSAACSRQSFGALDAAARHALHEAEVGGYVAAEAAAPVLDAGRAAVAALSGMLDAEVVFTTGSLHALDLLLGSWPAENRTLACLPGEYGPNLAVMAAHGFDVRTLPTLEDGRVALDDAAYALESDPPDLVHLTVVASHRGVVQPLAMMAQLCRELGLPLVVDAAQGLGHVDCVAGADVTYASSRKWIAGPRGVGALAVRPELMQRLRPRLASPAWAAPAPPTARQLEFGEANVAARVGFSVALGEHLECGPELVRARLAELGSVTRTMLADVPGWRVVEEVDEPSAITTLAAVDGADPQAVRAWLLAERRIVITCAGVQRAPLELSAPVLRISPHADTTSDDLAAFAEALEAATASS
- a CDS encoding type II toxin-antitoxin system VapC family toxin — protein: MSETFDVNILVYATHRASPFHDKAKALVERFLAGPGLVYLLWPVALGYLRIVTHPALLDAPLAPGVAAENIEQFTSRPHVRQVGEADGFWPVYRRVAGTVKPRGNLVPAAHLVALMGQHGISTIWSHDRDFRKFEGITVRDPFAG
- a CDS encoding antitoxin, encoding MRTTIDLDDDILRTLKRRQREERKTLGQLVSELLAQALAAEPSPNVDIRWATADLRPRVDLDDKDAVWAILDQG
- a CDS encoding glutamate--cysteine ligase, which gives rise to MGEEVQRTTYSRAQRREYRRKVRLCVDVFERMLTQSSFDFDRPLSGMEIECNLVDADYQPAMSNRFVLDAIADPAYQTELGAYNIEFNVPPRPLPGHTGLDLEAEVRASLNDAEAKANSACAHIVMIGILPTLMPEHLAEGWMSDSKRYAALNASISTARGEDIPINISGPEPLSWRAASIAPESACTSMQLHLQVAPADFAANWNAAQMLAGPQLALGANSPYFFGHQLWAETRIELFAQSTDPRPEELKTRGVRPRVWFGERWIASILDLFKENIRYFPSLLPEVSDEDPLAELAAGRVPHLSELRLHNGTVYRWNRPVYDVVDGRPHLRLENRVLPAGPTVVDMLANSAFYYGALRTLSEDERPPWTRMSFAAAQANFLAAARHGMDARLDWPGLGEATTQELVLGTLLPMADEGLRRWGVDAEVRDRFLSVIQDRASTGRNGARWQVSTVRALEDGGMTRRAALAEMLRQYCEHMHANEPVHTWD
- the glpK gene encoding glycerol kinase GlpK; the encoded protein is MIFDHNGAEVARHQLEHEQILPRAGWVEHNPVEIWERTASVLTTVLNATNLSPKDIVALGITNQRETTLVWNRRTGRPYYNAIVWQDTRTDRIASALDRDGRGDVIRRKAGLPPATYFSGGKLQWILENIDGVRAAAESGDALFGTPDTWVLWNLTGGPRGGAHVTDVTNASRTMLMDLETLDWDEELLSFFSIPRAMLPTIAPSSPTQPYGVTLDTGPVGGEVPITGVLGDQHAAMVGQVCLAAGEAKNTYGTGNFLLLNTGEAIVRSKNGLLTTVCYQFGDAKPVYALEGSIAVTGSAVQWLRDQLGIISGAAQSESLARQVADNGGVYFVPAFSGLFAPYWRSDARGAIVGLSRFSNNAHLARATLEAICYQSRDVVDAMEADSGVRLEVLKVDGGVTGNDLCMQIQADVLGVDVVRPVVAETTALGAAYAAGLAVGFWADPSDLRANWQEDKRWTPTWDAEQRAAGYGGWRKAVQRTLDWVDVS